Proteins from a single region of Acidovorax sp. NCPPB 3576:
- a CDS encoding GreA/GreB family elongation factor, with product MDKFLLQQQVLERLAEDLLQAEQAMRAAHETATHEENIAENKYDTLGLEAAYLATGQARRAEAIRQALAHWRQFRPRPYDASKGIQLGALVCLVDSDDKEQQIFLGPDGGNMKLVSGGQLVQVISCEAPLGKAMLGKCEGDELSIQVASSRQQFEVLRVH from the coding sequence ATGGATAAATTTTTGCTGCAGCAGCAGGTGTTGGAACGGCTCGCAGAAGACCTGCTGCAAGCCGAGCAGGCAATGCGGGCGGCCCATGAAACGGCGACCCACGAAGAAAACATCGCCGAGAACAAATACGACACCTTGGGGCTCGAAGCCGCCTATCTGGCGACCGGCCAGGCTCGGCGCGCCGAAGCCATCCGCCAGGCGCTGGCCCATTGGCGCCAATTCCGACCGCGCCCCTACGACGCCAGCAAAGGCATACAGCTCGGCGCGCTGGTCTGCCTGGTCGATTCCGACGACAAGGAGCAGCAGATCTTTCTCGGCCCGGATGGAGGCAACATGAAGTTGGTCAGCGGCGGTCAGCTCGTTCAGGTCATCAGCTGCGAAGCCCCTTTGGGCAAGGCCATGCTGGGTAAATGCGAGGGGGATGAATTGTCGATACAGGTCGCTTCGAGCCGGCAGCAGTTTGAGGTGCTTCGGGTGCATTGA